The following nucleotide sequence is from Deinococcota bacterium.
CGGACAGCGAAACCGTGATGCGCCTGGTCGCGCCCCTGGCGCTGGCGCTCATCCGCGCCCTGGCGCCCTACCGCCTCGACCCACTCCTCATCGTCGTCCTGCACAGCGCGCTGGGGCTCCTGGCGGCCCTCCTCATCGCCCGCGCCAGCTACCCGCTCTGGCTCCTAGCGGCGCTCTTGCTCCTCGTCAAGACCGTTCTCGACAACGTCGACGGCGGGCTCGCCCGCGCCACCGGCCAGGTTACGGTGATGGGGCGCTACCTCGACACGGTCTTAGACACGTTGGTCAACCTGGCGCTGTTCTTGGCGCTCGCCGCGCACGGTTCGCTGCTCGTTTCCCTCGTCGCCTACGGTCTCCTCATACTCATCTTGTCGCTTCGGTTCAACGCCCAGCGCCTCTACCGCGAGGCGCGCCAGGAGGGTGAGCCGCCGGGGCAGCATGCAAAAGCGGGC
It contains:
- a CDS encoding CDP-alcohol phosphatidyltransferase family protein, translating into MIEWRVPTKAAAQKVRPDSETVMRLVAPLALALIRALAPYRLDPLLIVVLHSALGLLAALLIARASYPLWLLAALLLLVKTVLDNVDGGLARATGQVTVMGRYLDTVLDTLVNLALFLALAAHGSLLVSLVAYGLLILILSLRFNAQRLYREARQEGEPPGQHAKAGAPGWLIAPFRGFYGLVLAPQDRLLERLDRAIFARLSGKQPTDAPEGWRLVWNGMISTAPLVNLGLSTQLVGLSLFLLIGLPYGYVISLFVQALYVLLVQLARALSFRRYLRQRG